Proteins co-encoded in one Actinomadura luteofluorescens genomic window:
- a CDS encoding AAA family ATPase, whose amino-acid sequence MPDWLLYTGSRRTHDGVDRLPPPPPWRAFDGGPALEPPSGGSGSEHLATTYRPSDDAVQQVNAALYLRRPLLVTGPPGTGKSTLAYAVAHELGLGPVLHWPITSRTTLRDGLYQYDPLTRLYAAGRHDAAGQDAAREEDIGRYIRLGPLGTALLPYRRPRVLLVDEIDKSDIDLPNDLLTIFEKGQYELPELTRRADPVAEVMTADGPGARVAVTAGTVRCRAFPLVVMTSNGEREFPPAFLRRCVTVELRQPAGEAELAAIVREHLGPLADQSDDLVRRFFERSASGTLATDQLLNAVYLCRHADTEDRRALADRIMPYLTGPVDDD is encoded by the coding sequence GTGCCCGACTGGCTGCTCTACACAGGGAGCCGGCGCACGCACGACGGCGTCGACCGGCTGCCCCCGCCGCCGCCGTGGCGCGCGTTCGACGGCGGGCCCGCCCTGGAGCCCCCGTCCGGCGGCTCGGGCAGTGAGCACCTCGCGACCACGTACCGTCCGTCCGACGATGCCGTGCAGCAGGTCAACGCCGCCCTGTACCTGCGCCGCCCGCTGCTGGTGACCGGGCCGCCCGGCACCGGGAAGTCGACGCTCGCCTATGCCGTCGCCCACGAACTGGGACTCGGCCCCGTCCTGCACTGGCCCATCACCAGCCGGACCACGCTCCGCGACGGCCTCTACCAGTACGACCCGCTCACCCGCCTGTACGCGGCCGGGCGGCACGACGCGGCCGGACAGGACGCCGCGCGCGAGGAGGACATCGGCCGCTACATCCGCCTCGGCCCCCTCGGCACGGCGCTGCTCCCCTACCGGCGGCCGCGCGTCCTGCTGGTCGACGAGATCGACAAGAGCGACATCGACCTGCCCAACGACCTGCTCACCATCTTCGAGAAGGGCCAGTACGAGCTGCCCGAACTGACCCGGCGGGCCGATCCGGTCGCCGAGGTCATGACCGCCGACGGGCCGGGCGCGCGGGTCGCCGTCACCGCCGGGACCGTCCGCTGCCGCGCGTTCCCGCTGGTCGTGATGACCAGCAACGGCGAGCGCGAGTTCCCGCCCGCCTTCCTGCGCCGCTGCGTGACCGTGGAACTGCGGCAGCCGGCGGGCGAGGCCGAGCTGGCGGCGATCGTCCGCGAGCACCTCGGGCCGCTCGCCGACCAGAGCGACGACCTCGTCCGCCGCTTCTTCGAGCGCTCCGCGTCCGGCACGCTGGCGACCGACCAGCTCCTCAACGCCGTCTACCTGTGCCGCCACGCCGACACCGAGGACCGCCGCGCCCTGGCCGACCGCATCATGCCCTACCTGACCGGGCCCGTCGATGACGATTAA
- a CDS encoding VMAP-C domain-containing protein, protein MDDWQWRAWVGPPSGGKLGAAFLVTATRLLTCAHTVHGLPEARVGFPGLLEDLPARVVRRGDWEQPGDPGDVAVLELREPVALTPATLAAPDGLHEGSLGGRTFGVCGFPRRPDQNERHASVTTSPHRGMRREWWELKTGQGDWLEEGYSGSAVYDPATGEVIGMVTNAELRQGGRADLGWMLPVGHIRTYWEELDDLLPLRWLTPEARRELRELLDGVRYTDPLAADLERITGRCAFGGFRSAWGSVRYVAEGWAQDRLVQYVAALGRHLPGPARPRLAAWSARHLPGAAPAAPRRGPASVIVRLERATFDNAFDVTVHTWIDGAEGPGRPTERVPDRRVRPVVEAGVAALAPALFGRDWMIEFAVPEGWLGKPFEQWHVDPRNKIPMRRYPVVVRDVERLRPDSFRRDQAHHRWRLLNERGRSDPRPIACDAPRKGSDFQDWLEANIDFCVLVYGSRPVKSWLTAALNNGIPVMMWTRTPCDASSHGDCRGHRVLDELTAAVGDRHPGDLPQLALALRKAALVAPKGAPHCGRELTLLWDDPSRLPDPPLAMEV, encoded by the coding sequence GTGGACGACTGGCAGTGGCGCGCCTGGGTCGGCCCGCCGTCCGGCGGCAAGCTCGGCGCGGCGTTCCTCGTCACCGCCACGCGGCTGCTGACCTGCGCCCACACCGTCCACGGCCTACCGGAGGCGCGCGTCGGGTTCCCCGGCCTGCTGGAGGACCTGCCCGCCAGGGTCGTGCGGCGCGGCGACTGGGAGCAGCCGGGCGACCCCGGCGACGTCGCCGTCCTGGAACTGCGCGAGCCCGTCGCGCTGACCCCCGCCACGCTGGCCGCGCCGGACGGCCTGCACGAGGGGAGCCTCGGCGGGCGGACGTTCGGGGTGTGCGGCTTCCCCCGCCGTCCCGACCAGAACGAGCGGCACGCGTCCGTGACGACGTCCCCGCATCGCGGGATGCGGCGCGAGTGGTGGGAGCTGAAGACCGGCCAGGGCGACTGGCTGGAGGAGGGCTACAGCGGGTCCGCCGTCTACGACCCCGCGACGGGCGAGGTCATCGGCATGGTGACGAACGCCGAGCTGCGGCAGGGGGGCCGGGCCGACCTCGGCTGGATGCTGCCCGTCGGACACATCCGTACCTACTGGGAGGAACTGGACGACCTGCTGCCGCTCCGGTGGCTCACCCCCGAGGCCCGCCGCGAGCTGCGGGAACTCCTGGACGGCGTCCGCTACACCGACCCGCTCGCCGCCGACCTCGAACGGATCACCGGCCGGTGCGCGTTCGGCGGTTTCCGGTCGGCCTGGGGGTCGGTGCGCTACGTGGCCGAGGGCTGGGCGCAGGACCGGCTCGTCCAATACGTGGCGGCGCTCGGGCGGCACTTGCCCGGCCCCGCCCGCCCGCGGCTCGCCGCGTGGTCCGCGCGGCACCTGCCCGGCGCCGCGCCCGCCGCCCCGCGCCGGGGACCCGCGTCGGTGATCGTCCGGCTGGAGCGGGCCACGTTCGACAACGCCTTCGACGTGACCGTGCACACCTGGATCGACGGCGCCGAGGGGCCCGGGCGGCCGACCGAGCGCGTCCCGGACCGGCGGGTGCGGCCTGTGGTCGAGGCGGGCGTGGCGGCGCTCGCGCCCGCGCTGTTCGGCCGCGACTGGATGATCGAGTTCGCGGTGCCGGAGGGCTGGCTCGGCAAGCCGTTCGAGCAGTGGCACGTCGACCCGCGCAACAAGATCCCCATGCGCAGGTACCCGGTGGTGGTGCGGGACGTGGAGCGGCTGCGGCCCGACTCCTTCCGCCGCGACCAGGCCCACCACCGCTGGCGGCTGCTGAACGAGCGCGGCCGCAGCGACCCGCGTCCCATCGCGTGCGACGCGCCGCGCAAGGGCAGCGACTTCCAGGACTGGCTGGAGGCCAACATCGACTTCTGCGTCCTGGTGTACGGGTCGCGTCCGGTGAAGAGCTGGCTGACGGCCGCGCTCAACAACGGCATCCCCGTCATGATGTGGACGCGCACCCCGTGCGACGCGTCGTCGCACGGGGACTGCCGAGGGCACCGCGTCCTCGACGAGCTGACCGCGGCGGTCGGGGACCGGCACCCAGGCGACCTCCCCCAGCTGGCGCTCGCGCTGCGCAAGGCCGCGCTCGTCGCCCCCAAGGGCGCGCCGCACTGCGGGCGCGAGCTGACGCTGCTGTGGGACGATCCGTCCCGGCTCCCCGACCCCCCGCTCGCGATGGAGGTATAG